In a single window of the Mesorhizobium shangrilense genome:
- a CDS encoding amidase — protein MTERPRTKHDIPEASELCRLSARELAARIARRTLSVREVVTAFLNRIEAVNSKVNAIVSLRERGDILREADEKDAYLAAGGKAGPLFGLPIAIKDLAETKGLRTTWGSPIFKDFVPDRDAIHVERIRAAGAVIIGKTNVPEFGLGSQTYNNVFGPTLNAFDPELSAGGSSGGAAVALALDMLPIADGSDYGGSLRNPAAFNNVYGLRPSQGRVPGSPDKDLFFAQIGVDGPMGRDVRDLAMLLDVQAGYDPRSPLSLATDGSFLAGLDRPASPARIGWLGDLGGHLPMEAGVRELCETAVRRFEEADWKIEAMVPAFDFEALWAAFATLRHAASGCGLKPLYDDPHRRALLKPEGLFEVEGSLNLTAPDIHAATIVRSDWYRAVLALFDRFDLLALPSAAVFPFAVTTHWPSEIAGRRMSSYHRWLEVASYASMAGCPAVNVPAGFDAAGRPMGLQLIGRPRGDLAVLRAAALYESLLDWPAGASH, from the coding sequence ATGACGGAACGGCCTCGGACGAAGCATGACATCCCTGAGGCCAGCGAGCTCTGTCGCCTGTCCGCAAGGGAACTGGCGGCGCGGATCGCAAGGCGGACGCTATCCGTCCGCGAGGTCGTAACCGCGTTCCTCAACCGCATCGAGGCGGTCAACTCCAAAGTCAACGCCATCGTGTCGCTGCGCGAACGCGGCGACATCCTGCGCGAAGCCGATGAGAAGGACGCGTATCTTGCCGCCGGAGGCAAGGCCGGGCCGCTGTTTGGCCTGCCCATCGCGATCAAGGATCTCGCCGAGACGAAGGGGCTCCGCACCACCTGGGGCTCGCCCATCTTCAAGGATTTCGTGCCCGACCGGGACGCCATCCACGTCGAGCGCATCCGCGCCGCGGGCGCCGTCATCATCGGCAAGACCAACGTTCCCGAATTTGGCCTCGGCTCGCAGACCTACAACAACGTCTTCGGGCCGACGCTCAACGCCTTCGACCCGGAATTGTCGGCCGGCGGTTCGAGCGGCGGCGCGGCCGTGGCGCTGGCGCTCGACATGTTGCCGATCGCGGACGGCAGCGACTATGGCGGCTCGCTGCGCAATCCGGCCGCCTTCAACAACGTCTACGGGCTCCGCCCCTCCCAGGGTCGCGTCCCGGGATCTCCTGACAAGGATCTTTTCTTCGCCCAGATCGGCGTGGACGGCCCGATGGGCCGCGACGTACGCGACCTCGCCATGCTGCTGGACGTGCAGGCCGGTTACGACCCGCGCTCTCCGCTGTCGCTCGCGACCGATGGCAGCTTCCTCGCCGGCCTCGACCGGCCGGCATCCCCCGCCCGCATCGGCTGGCTCGGCGATCTCGGCGGGCACCTGCCCATGGAGGCGGGCGTGCGCGAGCTGTGCGAAACAGCGGTCAGGCGCTTCGAAGAGGCGGACTGGAAAATCGAGGCGATGGTTCCGGCCTTCGACTTCGAGGCTTTGTGGGCGGCATTCGCCACGTTGCGCCATGCCGCCAGCGGATGCGGCCTGAAACCGCTCTACGACGATCCGCACCGGCGCGCGCTGCTAAAGCCAGAAGGACTGTTCGAGGTCGAGGGCAGCCTGAACCTGACGGCCCCCGACATCCATGCGGCCACCATCGTGCGCTCGGACTGGTACCGGGCGGTTCTCGCGCTTTTCGATCGGTTCGACCTTCTGGCCCTGCCCAGTGCGGCCGTGTTCCCCTTCGCCGTGACGACCCATTGGCCGAGCGAGATCGCCGGACGCAGGATGAGCAGCTACCACCGTTGGCTCGAGGTCGCATCCTACGCCTCGATGGCGGGCTGCCCCGCGGTCAACGTGCCGGCCGGCTTCGATGCCGCCGGCCGGCCTATGGGCCTGCAGCTTATCGGACGGCCGCGGGGTGATCTGGCCGTCTTGCGCGCAGCCGCACTCTATGAAAGCCTGCTTGACTGGCCGGCAGGCGCATCGCACTAG
- a CDS encoding LysE family translocator — MSVELYAAYLLACIVIVLVPGPTVTLIIANSIRHGTRAGLANVAGTQAGLAIMIAIVGVGLTSLIAGMGHWFEWIRLLGAAYLIWLGIQMLRSKEALDGDGNARKPSGGFFVQGLAVALSNPKTLVFFGAFFPQFIDPAGSYALQLWVMGLTAMVVAAVSDSAYALAAGRAGRLLSAGRIRLLSRISGSFLVGGGIWLALSRAK; from the coding sequence ATGTCCGTCGAGCTCTACGCCGCCTATCTTCTCGCCTGCATCGTGATCGTGCTGGTGCCCGGGCCGACTGTCACGCTGATCATCGCCAATTCTATCCGCCACGGCACAAGAGCCGGACTTGCCAACGTCGCCGGCACGCAGGCGGGACTTGCAATCATGATCGCCATCGTCGGCGTCGGCCTGACCTCGCTGATCGCGGGCATGGGGCACTGGTTCGAATGGATCCGCCTTCTGGGCGCCGCCTACCTCATCTGGCTGGGGATCCAGATGCTGCGGTCGAAGGAAGCCCTCGACGGCGACGGAAACGCCCGGAAGCCGAGCGGCGGCTTCTTCGTACAAGGCCTCGCCGTCGCCCTGAGCAATCCGAAGACGCTGGTCTTCTTCGGCGCCTTCTTTCCGCAATTCATCGACCCGGCCGGCAGCTACGCGCTGCAGCTCTGGGTCATGGGCCTCACGGCGATGGTGGTCGCGGCCGTCAGCGACAGCGCCTACGCGCTCGCCGCCGGGCGCGCCGGCCGCCTGCTGTCGGCCGGCCGCATCAGGCTGCTCTCGCGCATCAGCGGAAGCTTCCTGGTGGGCGGAGGCATCTGGCTCGCGCTGTCGCGGGCCAAATAG
- a CDS encoding Hsp20 family protein: protein MSRMTPFSSPLLLGFDTMEKTLERLAKSGDSYPPYNIERVRCGDGQGDKLRITLAVAGFAEENLEVTTEENQLMVRGRQTEEGDREYLHRGIAARQFQRTFVLADGMLVRGCELKNGLLSIDLERPEPQRLVRKINISVKD from the coding sequence ATGAGCCGCATGACGCCCTTTTCGAGCCCGCTTCTGCTCGGGTTCGATACGATGGAAAAGACGTTGGAACGTCTTGCCAAGTCCGGCGATTCCTACCCTCCTTACAACATCGAGCGCGTCCGCTGTGGCGACGGCCAGGGCGACAAGCTGCGCATCACGCTGGCGGTGGCCGGGTTTGCCGAGGAGAACCTCGAAGTTACGACCGAAGAGAACCAGCTGATGGTTCGTGGCCGGCAGACCGAGGAGGGCGATCGCGAATACCTCCATCGTGGCATCGCGGCGCGCCAGTTCCAGAGGACCTTCGTCCTTGCGGACGGAATGCTGGTCAGGGGGTGCGAATTGAAGAACGGGCTGCTGTCGATCGATCTCGAACGCCCCGAGCCGCAAAGGCTGGTACGGAAAATAAACATTTCGGTGAAAGACTGA
- a CDS encoding nucleoside hydrolase, giving the protein MPASHKIIIDTDPGQDDALAILLALGSPELDILGVTAVAGNVPLELTEKNARKICELAGRSDIRVFAGASRPLVRKLVTAEHVHGKTGLDGPDLPEPTMPLQKQHAVDFIVETLMREESGTVTLCPLGPLTNIALALNREPRIAARIKQIVLMGGGFFEGGNITPAAEFNIYVDPHACDVVLKSGIKVVIMPLDVTHKALTTSSRLAALRGLGTRAGIAAAELLEFFERFDEEKYGTDGGPLHDPCVIAYLLKPELFKGRECNVEVETASELTMGMTVVDWWGVTDRQKNATVMRDVDAAGFFALLTERLGRLN; this is encoded by the coding sequence ATGCCTGCCAGCCATAAGATCATCATCGACACCGACCCCGGCCAGGACGACGCCCTGGCCATTCTGCTGGCGTTGGGCAGCCCGGAACTCGACATTCTCGGCGTCACTGCGGTTGCCGGAAACGTGCCGCTCGAACTGACCGAAAAGAATGCGCGCAAGATCTGCGAGCTGGCGGGACGCTCCGACATCAGGGTTTTCGCGGGCGCCAGCCGCCCCCTGGTGCGCAAGCTCGTCACTGCCGAACATGTCCACGGCAAGACGGGGCTCGACGGGCCGGACCTGCCTGAGCCGACGATGCCGCTGCAGAAACAGCACGCAGTCGATTTCATCGTCGAGACGCTGATGCGGGAGGAAAGCGGCACTGTGACGCTCTGCCCGCTCGGCCCGCTGACCAACATCGCGCTGGCGCTCAACCGCGAGCCGAGGATTGCGGCGCGAATCAAGCAGATCGTGCTGATGGGCGGCGGCTTCTTCGAGGGAGGCAACATCACGCCTGCGGCGGAGTTCAACATCTATGTGGATCCGCACGCTTGCGATGTGGTGCTGAAATCCGGCATCAAGGTCGTGATCATGCCGCTTGACGTGACCCACAAGGCGCTGACCACGTCCTCTCGCCTGGCCGCCCTGCGCGGGCTGGGGACGCGCGCGGGCATCGCGGCCGCGGAATTGCTGGAGTTCTTCGAGCGTTTCGACGAGGAAAAGTACGGTACCGATGGCGGACCGCTGCATGATCCCTGCGTCATCGCCTACCTGCTGAAGCCCGAACTGTTCAAGGGCAGGGAGTGCAATGTCGAGGTGGAGACCGCCTCGGAACTGACGATGGGCATGACGGTCGTCGACTGGTGGGGCGTGACCGACCGCCAGAAGAACGCCACGGTGATGCGCGACGTCGACGCTGCCGGCTTTTTCGCCCTGCTCACTGAACGGCTGGGCCGGCTGAACTGA